The genomic segment TTCGAGATGATCTGGGTGAGCCGGGTCGTGTCGCCATTGACGAAGACTGGCATGTCGGGAAAGTGCACCGAAAGGCGATGGTGATGACTTTCAGAAACCAGCCGCACTGCCTCGACTGCCCTTTCCGCTGACTCTTTAAGGTCGATGACTTCCTTTCTGAGACGGATCTTGCCGGTCGAAATGCGCGAGACATCCAGAAGTTCGTCAACAAGATTGGCAAGGTGCTGACTTTGACGTTCGATAACGGGAGCAACCCATTGCATGTCCAGGGGAAGTTCCTGGAGCCGACGATCCATGAACCGCGCCGCGTTGCGGATCGGCGCCAACGGGTTGCGCAGTTCATGGGCAAGCGTGGCCAGAAAGACATCCTTGCGACGGTCGGCTTCCTTGAGTTCTGCCTCTGCGCGCACGCGCCCGGTTACATCGGCGAGCGTGCCTGTGAAGCAGTAGGGTTCGAGATCGTCATGAAAGCGAAAGCGTCCATTCATCTCGACCGTGCGGATTTCCTGGTCATTGCGGCGGAAGATCCTGAATACTGCGTGAACCTGGTGACCCGGGACCTTGCCTTCGTTGAACCGCTGAGAAAGGGGTTCCAGATCCTCCGGATGAACGACGGACCGCCTGAATTCGTCGCCCGAGAGCGGACCATCCTGAGGACGCTGGCCAGTAATTTCGAACATCCTCGGATTTTCCCAGACCGCCTGTTGCCCGGCGACATCCCATTCGAAGATACCCAGGCCCGCTGCTGCTGCCGCAATACGCAGTCGCTCCTCGCTTTCCTGCTGGGTCGCCAGCGCGCGATCGCGTTGCGCAATTGCATCCGCCACGCGGGCCGCCTGCTCGTCGGAAAACTGCCGGATTGCGCAATTGATGCTCAGGCTGAACAGGTCTTCCAGCGCGCGGTGCGCAGGCGCCTCGAGCCGCCGCGAAACGCCCTGAGCCGAGGCAAAATAGGCCGACGTTGCGTCCTGAAGGCATCGGCGGAGCAGGTCGAGCTCTTTTAACAGTTCATCGAGCTGAAATCCCTGAGCCCAGCGGGTGTTTCCGTGCGCGCGCGCGTCGGCGTCAATACGCTCCCGGATAGTGTTGGCGGGGCGCTGCGTCAGAGCGGCACAGATTCCGGCGTAGACTGGCGGGAGATGATCAATGAGAGCATCGCGGGGCAGCCGCGATACCTGCGTCATCAGCGGATCTTTCATGAGCTCGGTCAGCCAGCGATCGAGCACGGTGCCGCGCCGGGTCTCAAGATAAACGGCAAGTTCGTGCAATGGATCCTTGTGGCCCGGTTTCACGATTGGCGTCCTTGGTGTTAATGGCAGTAGGAAGCAGCGCGCTGAACTTCAGGAAAGGTGGAAATCTACCCCTAAAGATATGTTTGCTTCGCCGAACTGGAAAGGGGTTTATGGTGCTGCGAGAAGGATGGCGAATGACGCCAGGCCCAAAAATTGCTGCATGCCATCCAGTAGTGCGGGGACTTGGGTGTGCGGCAATCTGGACCAATAGCGGAGACTTCCCCGCATAACAAAAAGTTACAAAATGGTTGAAGAAATTACTTCGTCTGGAAGCCCGGACGAATGGTCAGACCTCCCGCCTTCCCCGCGCAACTTCGCGACCAGCCGGCGGGCACTCTCGGTAGTGCTGGCGACATCCATCGTCGTTCCACTCGTCTGTTTCAGCGCATATTGCTATCGCGACTATGTCAGTCGGGTGTCGGCTGCCAACGGCGCAGTAACGCGCCTGGCGCGCGTTGCACAGGAGCACGCGCTGAAAGTCATGGACCTGAACGGTGACATGTCCACCCGTGTGACCGATGTGCTCGGCGCACGGGACGATCGTCAAATTGACGAGAAAGAAGAAAGTCTGCATGAGCAGCTCGACCGGATTGGCGGCGGCTATCCGCAGGTCGCCTCAATCGCCGTATTCGGGACTGGCGGCAGGCTCCTCGTGAGCAGCCGCTACTACCCGTCTCCCCCTATTTCTATCGCAGGTCGAGAGGACTTCAAGGCCGCCCGGGCATTGTCGCCGCAGCCCTATATCGCATTGCCGATGCGCGGCGCGGTTTCCGGCTTGCCCGTTTTCAACATGACCACCGCCCGTTTAACGCCCGACGGACGCTTTCTCGGCGCCATTGCTGTTGCGCTGCGCCTCGACTATTTCGAGCGTTTCTACGGGGAGCTATCGGAGGAGGGACTACCCGTCGCTGTCGGCCTGTATCGGCGCGATGGCGCTACCCTGGTTCGTTACTTCGGTCGACCCGCGCCTGGTAAGGCCAGGCTCAGCCAGCAGCGGCCGGAACCGGTTCTTGCCGAGGTGTTGCGCGACAAGCCTGCGTCCGGCATGACGAGAATCGTCTCCGGCGATGACGATCTTGCGACCATCACGGCGTTCCGGCGTGTGGGTGACTACCCGCTGTACGTCGCCGTCGGATATGAGCCTGCCACCGTCTGGATGCAATGGTGGAAGCATTGTGCGTTGATAGGAATTTTGATCGGCGTCCCCAGTATCGCCGTCTGGCTGCTTGTCCTCTATTCGTTTCGCCAGGTTTCAGCCGAGGAGCGGGCATGGCGAAGCTGGCATGCGGAGGCGATGCGACGTGCGTCAGCGGAAGCCTCAGGCAGACGTCTCCAGCGGATGGGCGCGCTCGGGAATCTGGTAGGCAATGTCGCACACGAATTCAACAATCTGCTGCTGGCTGTCTCAACAAACATGGCGATCGCGCGCAGCAAGGAATGCAAAGACGTAGACGCGGAGGTGGGCGCGGTGGAACGCGTTGTTGAAGGCGCGAGCGCTCTCGCCCGGGGGCTGCTCAGCGTCACAGGAAAACTCCCTGCAAGGCAGGCGATTGTCCGGCTCGATAGCTGGTTGCCGTCAGTCGAAGAGGCCATCCGGCGCGTTTTTGAGACCGACACGGTGAAGGTCTCGGTGGAGGTCCCATCCGATCCGTGGCCGGTTCTCGTCGATGTCTCAGAACTCAAGCTGACGATTATCAATGTCGCTACGAACGCAGGTGATGCGATGCCTCACGGAGGACGCTTTGTCGTCCAAGTCCAGAATTTGCAAATGGCCGGCGATGATCCGGATCTTCCGGCGGGCGACTATGTTCTGGTCGAGCTTTCTGACAATGGAGAGGGGATGCCTGACGAGGTCGTCAGGCGTGCGTTTGAACCGCTCTTCACAACGCGCCGGCGCGTTGCGCGCGTGGGCCTGGGACTGAGTCAGGTGCTCGCAGCATGTGAAAGAAATGGCGGCACGGCGCGGCTGAATAGTGAGTGGGGAGCGGGTACGACGGTGCGTCTTTATCTGCCGCGCTATCGAGACGCGGTCGACGACCCTGTATTGGCGGCCACCGCGAGTGTTGAAGCTACCAGTGCATCGCGGCCTTCGGTACTGATTGTGGAGGACAATCTGGAGGTCGCCGCCGGACTTGCGGCGGCACTCGGCTTCCTTGACCTGCAGGTGCACCACGAAACAGGCGCGGACAGCGCGCTGTCGCTGCTTGACTCCGGTGTCAGCTTTGACTTCGTGCTATCGGATATCCAGATGCCGGGCCGGTTGAACGGCATCGATCTGGCGGAGCGGTTGCGTGCGCAGTACCCGACGCTAAGAATGGCGTTGATGACAGGCTATGCAGACGAACTTGAGCGGGCACAACGGGTGGGTGTGCCAATTCTCTCGAAACCGTTTGCCATCCGGGACTTGCATCATCTTATCGTCGCCGGTCTTTCCGAAGACAGCCGCCACGTGATCCGGATTTCATAAGCGCTAAACTTGATTGCCTGTCTGCTGCCATTGACATTAGGCACTTCCGCGAGCTTTGTGACAAACAATGCGTCTTTTCAGCGTTCGTCACGTTCCGTCGAAGCCTTGGCAGGCGGGCCGCCGAGGCGGCCCGGTTCAAGGCCGGGTTCGTTGTCGGGTTCGTCATCTGGCGGTCCGCCAGGCGCGCCGGGTCCGGGTCCGGGTTCATTATCGGGAAGTCGTGGCGACGAAGTAGCGCCCGGTTCAAGCTCCGCCTTGTCGGGAATCTTGGGCTGTGCAACGGCAGACATGGTTTCCCCGCTTATGGATGTCATAGCTAGAGCACTCCCGATTCATCAGGCGGGTGAGGCTGGTCACGCGCGGTTTCGGGCGTCCCAACGTCAGGACGGTCGGGCTCCGCGTCGGCGTTTGACGGTTCCGGTACCGTCGGTGCAATATCTGGAATGACGGGATCAGGCATAAACTCACCTCATTCAGCAAATGAAAACAAATGATCCCGTTGTTGAGCATGAGGTGTTCCCGATAGGACGCCCCCAGGCGCGACGATGTCCTTGTCCGGGCTGGCACCGCGAGGTTCGCAATTTGCCTACCGCAAGTCGCCTGTCCAGAAGCTAGTGTCCCCATGGCAGTACTTTGACGAAAGACAAGGGTGACCATCAGCTCATAAATCGCGGTGCGTCCGTAACTGGGATGTGACTTAATGTTTCCAGCCAACGTTAGGAAACAGCGTGCAAGCCCGCGATGCCAGGCTTGGCTCCAGACACAAAAACGGTGCCCCCTGGTCAGGCGATTCGGGGGTGTTTTTCTTTGATCCGATGCCGTTGACGGAAGCGGCCCAGACGTCGGATGAAGCCGTCAGCGCACTTCGCAATGCTCGATTTACATGCCTGCTGTCCACTAGGGTTTGTCGGCGCCGGCGTCCTTGCGATTTAATGCTGCGAGAGTCAGGGATAGCGCGGCATGGTCGACCGGCTTGACCAGATGATCATCGAATCCCACCTCGCGGCTGCGCTGCTGGTCTTCACATAGGACAGCGAATCCAGCCAGTCGGCATTGTTGAACATGATGGCATCTGTGGGGCCGTCGCCGAATTCGAGAAACTGGCCAAAGGCTTTTCGAATTCCGGCGATGTTGGTCGCTATTTGCTCGTCCGTCAGTATCGGGCGCGCTTCGGAACGAAAGCTTGGATCGCCAATTCTTGTGGTGCCGCCGCCGACTAGAATTACCGGCCGATGCCCGTGCTGTTGCAAACACCTAAGCGCCATGATCGCCATCAGGTGGCCTACGTGCAAACTATCCGCCGTGGCGTCGAACCCGAGATATGCCGGAGCGCTGCGCTGATTAAGCAGGGAGCTCAAACCCTCTATATTGGTGCATTGATTGATATATCCACGCTCGGTTAGAACCCGCAGCGCTTGTGATCTGGAGATCGGATCGTCGGGTAACGTGGGAGAAATCTGGGTCATAGTCCTGTCCTTGGAACATGCCGCAAGGTGGACTGATGTAAAAACGCCGCCTTGTCGGCGGCGTTTTCTATTCATGACTCAACAGCGCCGCTCTGGAATGAACGATGCGTAATATGCGCAGAGGATGTGCATGGTTGAGATCATGACAGTGATCGTATGTTTGCCGATTGAATCTGTCAATAATTTACTTTTCTAGCAGGGCAGAGTCGGTAAAGGGCAGCTCGACAGGCATCAACGGTCGGTCGCCCCCATCTTTCGATCGGCTGCTCATGGCCGCCGTGAGCCGGAAGACAAGCCGCCGACGAAGCACTGGGTAGCGATCGTATCGATATGGCAAATTGAATCCTAAAGTCATCAGCGCCACCGTCGATATACCGTCTAATTGACCAAAGAAGGGGGCTGTGTGTCCGTCCGTATCAGCTTATTGCATCCCCGAGTAAGTCGTGTAGCGCAGGCGTTGGCTATTGTGGCAGCCGTTTTTCTGCCCAGCGCAGCCCAAGCCGATGCAGCCTACCAGATGATCAGGATTCAATGCCTGCCCGCTTTAGGTAAAGTTACGGTCGACACTTTTACGGAATGGAACGCTTGCTCAGACGTTAGCTGCGAAAACCTGCGATCGCTGGGATCGCAAGGCGTCTACGAGGCTGGCGCCTTCGTCAATCGCTTCCGTCGGACTCCGTTTTCCTGCCTTCTGCCTGATCGCAAGACCGCCATATTACGAATATCGGATCATGGCGTCGATAAGACGGGCAACACGTGGCTCAGGCTGGAGTTCGAGCTTGGCAACCTCGTCGTTGGGTCGATTGATACCAGCGGCTCAAATGTCGACGCCTGGATGGAAAATATATCCAATCCAGCAAGCGTTGCTTTCCGCGTATGCACTGTTCCCGAGGATGCATTCATGGGCCTATCTCAGCCAATTCACTGCGATCAAAGATGGATTAATTACAACGGCCATGCAGTAATCGATGGTGCAAAGAATTCGCAAGATTACACGCCAAGCTTGCGATAAACTCGGTTCCTACCTCGTCGATTGTCATCGATTTGGTGGGCGGTGTTGGTCGTCCGTTCCTAGCCGAACTGAGCCCCACGCCCACCGGTTCTGATTGCCGTCCACTGCGAACAAAATCGATCAGTGTCTCGCGCCTCTCGCGACAACGGCATCCGCTCCGCCCGTTCAATGAACTCTGCGCGGGATACTTTATACGCGTGTCAGCCGCCTTTTAGAAGAACGAATGCTGGCGTGGACGACATAGCGTCATACGTCTTACGGCTACTGACCACATCTATCCACGCTTCATGAAATTTCACGCTCGATAGCGGCCGCTCGACAACATCCCCAGCCGACACTTAAATTTCCAGACTCGCTGCCGATATATAACGAAGGGGGCGCCAGGCCACGCTTACTAACCCCCTACATTAACTATCATAACGACCAGAACGATATGACCTATTCGAGAAGACTTTCGATCCTCGCTCCACTGACCATGCTTGCTGCATGCTCGGTCGTCGCGACGCCTTACTCCCCATCGGTCGAAAACATCCAGACGCTCAAGGACGCTTCCCCTGTGCAAGCGCGTATTAGTGACTTTCGCAATCAGGATGTCGGCGACAACCATTACCCATTGCAGGTGCGCGCAAACGTAATGCGCTCTCCTGTTGGCACCTCCTTCCCGGATTATCTCTCGAACGCCGTTACGCAGGAGCTCACACTCGCCGGCACGCTCTCATCGTCGGCATCGGTGGAGATCGGCGGCGTGCTGCTGCAGAACAACGTCGATGCCGGCGTAGGCACGGGTGTGGGAACGATATCGGCGCGTTTCGTCGTCAAGCGCGACGGCACTGTGCGCTACGACCAGGTGAAAACCGCACGCAGTGAATGGGATTCGTCATTCGCGGCAGCGATCGCCGTGCCGAAAGCGACTCAACAGTATCCGCTCGTCGTGCAAAAGCTGCTCGGCTCACTGTATTCAGATCCGGCGTTCATCAGCGCCATCCGCTAAATCCACACGCTACTTTAATCAGGAACTTCTGTTATGAAACTCAGCAATGTACTGCGCGCGGCGTGCGCCGCTGGCGTAATCGCGTTTCTTTCTGGCTGCGCACACGACATCACGATCTCCGGTGACAACACCGCGCTCGTTTCGAAAACGAGTCCGCCGATCAACAAGACGGTCGGTCTAATCATTACCGATGAAGAGCGCAACAAGGAAGTCGTCTCTCCGGGCGGCGGCGGCGACAAGGTCGCGTATAAGCCCTATCACGACCTCGAATTGCCGATCTACCTCGAACTCAGCAATCTCTTCAAGGATGTCGTCAAACTGAACTCGGCGCCCGACGCCGCGACCTCGCAGACCAAGAATTTGAGCTATATCGTGACGCCGACGATCACGACGACCTCGTCTTCGCCTAGCCTGCTCACCTGGCCGCCGACCGATTTCACCGTGACACTCGAATGCACGGTGACGGACCCGAGCGGCAAGCTCATCACGAAGAAGGCTGTAACCGGCTCCGGTCATGCCGAGTTCAGCGAGTTCAAGCGCAACTTTGGACTGGCCGCTCAGCGCGCCACCCTCGACGCCGTTCAGAAGATGCAGTCGGCGATGCAGGATTCGCCTGAACTTCGTCAGTAACCGGCGCGCAAGAACAGGTGGAGGGATGCCTGGATAACCGGGCATCTAACTGTGGGTGGCCGTCAAACGGGTGAAGATAGCCGCCTTGGAAGCTAGAGTGCTGGACACCCGTCGGCTACCCGACTCTTCGGGTCGGCAGTCCCATGTCGACCCTGAACTGCCGTTCGAGATCGCGCCACCGCAACGGCTGCTTCGAAGGTGCAACCGCCATTCGACCAATCAAGCTGGCCGACCAGCAATCCGTGCCTTTACGGCCAATCGAGTCTCCCCCGCAATAGCACTGCTGAATGACCGGTATCCAGGGAGATCGAGGAGAAACGTGCGTGAAGTCAATCAACGCTGAATAAATCTGCGAGCGGCCTCCTGATCAGCCGCCAGTGTCGCCTGCATCGTATCCCTCAGATAGTCCACCCAGGTGCGAATCTTCGCGTCAACGTATTATCGCGATGGATACATCGCGCACAGACCCATCTCCTGCGGCCTGTATTCGGGTAGTACCCAGGCAAGTTCACCGTTGCGCAATCCGGTGATTGCCGAGTAGATCGGAATCAGGCCGATTCCTAGTCCTTCCCGTACTCCAGTGGCAAGAGCCTCCGGTGTATTGACTTCCAGCACGGCTGGCCGGAATCGAACGGACTCCTTTCCGTTTGGCCCATCGAATGTCCACACGTTCATTGGAAATTCAGGTGTGTTCAGGTGGATGCACGAATGCGCTTCGAGATCGTCTGGTTTGTGCGGAACGCCATGGGCCTTGATGTAGGTGCGTGATGCACAAACAATGCTGAATGCACTGCCGACTTTCTGTGAAATGAACTCTGACTCTGATAATGCCAATGCCCCGATAATTGCAACGTCGCAGCCGTCTTCGATGAAATCCGGCGTGCCATTGGCGAGCGTCAGCCGGACTTTCACTTCCGGATATAGCTTTTGATACGCGCCGATCTTCTTGATGAGGTAGTGCTGTCCAAACCCGACGGGAGTGCGAACCCTCAGTTTCCCAAACGGACGCGCATGTGCGTCACCAGCCTCCGCCTCAGCCTGTTCGATCAGTGCCAGATCTGCATGCAATGATCGTAATATCGCTCACCAGCTTCAGTTAGCGCGATGCGTCGTGTAGTCCTGTTGAGCAGTCGGGTTCGAAAGTGTGCTTCCAGATCCGAAACGGCGCGTGAGGTTTTGCCAGAGTGGTGTCCATGCCGTTCGCCGCCGCCGTGAAGCTCCCGGTTTCGACGACGCGCACAAAGACGCGCATGTCTTGGAGTATGTAGATGCAGAGCTCCCGATGCGAGTCCAACCGGCGAAGCGCGATACACCATTTATCGCTACATCCCTTTGCAGGCGCGACAGTGTCCGCCGGCTGACCGACGCTTACGTTAAATCATCTCGATGGCCATGGCAGTGGCTTCGCCACCGCCGATGCAAAGGGTGGCGTAATGAAGTTGTTGCCGCTATTGGAAAAGACGTTCAGCAAGTGCAAGCGTCCGGTAGGAAAAAGCTGGTGAATGGACGAGAGCTATATCAAGATCAAAGGCGAGTGGAAATATCTTTATCGGGCAGTGGACAAGGCGGGCGACACGGTCGACTTTCTGCTCAGGGCCAGGCGGGACAAGGTTGCGGCTCGGCGCTTCTTTGAAAAGGCGATCGCCCACAATGGCGAGCCAGAGACGGTGACCAGCGACAAAAGCGCCTCCAATCTGGCCGCCCTGCAAGCCGTCAACGCTGAGCGGGAAACGCCCATCAAGGTCCGACAGGTCAAATACCTGAACAACATCGTAGAACATGACCATCGGGCTATCAAACGCCGGACCCGGCCAATGCTTGGCCTCAAGGACTTCCATTGTGCGAAGGTCATTCTTGGCGGGATCGAGGTCATGCACATGATCAGGAAAGGACAGATGAATTGTGCGGGCAAAGCCACGTTGTCTGCCGCGCAGCAGTTCTACTCTCTTATGTT from the Paraburkholderia sp. D15 genome contains:
- the tyrS gene encoding tyrosine--tRNA ligase — encoded protein: MTQISPTLPDDPISRSQALRVLTERGYINQCTNIEGLSSLLNQRSAPAYLGFDATADSLHVGHLMAIMALRCLQQHGHRPVILVGGGTTRIGDPSFRSEARPILTDEQIATNIAGIRKAFGQFLEFGDGPTDAIMFNNADWLDSLSYVKTSSAAARWDSMIIWSSRSTMPRYP
- a CDS encoding ATP-binding protein; amino-acid sequence: MVEEITSSGSPDEWSDLPPSPRNFATSRRALSVVLATSIVVPLVCFSAYCYRDYVSRVSAANGAVTRLARVAQEHALKVMDLNGDMSTRVTDVLGARDDRQIDEKEESLHEQLDRIGGGYPQVASIAVFGTGGRLLVSSRYYPSPPISIAGREDFKAARALSPQPYIALPMRGAVSGLPVFNMTTARLTPDGRFLGAIAVALRLDYFERFYGELSEEGLPVAVGLYRRDGATLVRYFGRPAPGKARLSQQRPEPVLAEVLRDKPASGMTRIVSGDDDLATITAFRRVGDYPLYVAVGYEPATVWMQWWKHCALIGILIGVPSIAVWLLVLYSFRQVSAEERAWRSWHAEAMRRASAEASGRRLQRMGALGNLVGNVAHEFNNLLLAVSTNMAIARSKECKDVDAEVGAVERVVEGASALARGLLSVTGKLPARQAIVRLDSWLPSVEEAIRRVFETDTVKVSVEVPSDPWPVLVDVSELKLTIINVATNAGDAMPHGGRFVVQVQNLQMAGDDPDLPAGDYVLVELSDNGEGMPDEVVRRAFEPLFTTRRRVARVGLGLSQVLAACERNGGTARLNSEWGAGTTVRLYLPRYRDAVDDPVLAATASVEATSASRPSVLIVEDNLEVAAGLAAALGFLDLQVHHETGADSALSLLDSGVSFDFVLSDIQMPGRLNGIDLAERLRAQYPTLRMALMTGYADELERAQRVGVPILSKPFAIRDLHHLIVAGLSEDSRHVIRIS
- a CDS encoding ATP-binding protein, which produces MKPGHKDPLHELAVYLETRRGTVLDRWLTELMKDPLMTQVSRLPRDALIDHLPPVYAGICAALTQRPANTIRERIDADARAHGNTRWAQGFQLDELLKELDLLRRCLQDATSAYFASAQGVSRRLEAPAHRALEDLFSLSINCAIRQFSDEQAARVADAIAQRDRALATQQESEERLRIAAAAAGLGIFEWDVAGQQAVWENPRMFEITGQRPQDGPLSGDEFRRSVVHPEDLEPLSQRFNEGKVPGHQVHAVFRIFRRNDQEIRTVEMNGRFRFHDDLEPYCFTGTLADVTGRVRAEAELKEADRRKDVFLATLAHELRNPLAPIRNAARFMDRRLQELPLDMQWVAPVIERQSQHLANLVDELLDVSRISTGKIRLRKEVIDLKESAERAVEAVRLVSESHHHRLSVHFPDMPVFVNGDTTRLTQIISNLLDNAVKYTDDGGEVRLRLDIENGMAVITVADSGVGIPAGDLPRIFDLFAQTDPLIRKSNGGLGIGLSVVRSIARMHGGSATATSAGVGKGSVFSVRLPTVPAPDVPSTCLAVQETKAVRQLKILVVDDNRDAAESLALMLGLDGHTVQTVHDGTSGVSAAVADSPDVVLLDIGLPDMNGYEVAEQILAASGDHPPVLVALTGFGTESDIARSAAGGFSRHLVKPVDPDRLVAIIGDIADSLARESRGSAPADVRAEDEATSFDPDRGRDRHA